TTGACACACACTTCCATCTGGTGGCTGAAGAGGCTCACTGCAGCTTGTTAAGTCGATGCTGCATATTGACACATGGCGGCCTGTTCATCTCTGATTGTGTTCTTCCAAGAGCTTAAATAAACTGAGGACAACTGAAGTGATACAGCATCTGGGAAACAGAGGTGGGAATAGTTCAACCGGGGGAAATATTAACACCAGAAGTCAGTGTGAACGTTCCAGATTTAAGTTCAGGGGAGTTCTCCTCCTCAGCGTTTCTTCCAGGTGAACTTCTTTCGTGCTCCCTCCTGACCCGGCTTCTTCCTCTCCCTTACTCTCGGGTCGGGGGTCAGCAGACCGGctggaaataaaaacaagagACAAATGAAATAGGATGGAAAGAGGAGGGACTCATGAGACAAAGTGCACCTTAATGTCAATATACACCGCTGGGTAACTTTTTGGATAAATTAGTTTTAATATTCTTTGTTTCAATGTTCTGTTCATCTGCATCTTAgtctgtcattgtgttatttTATAACATAAATGCATTATCTGCATTTCTCCTTGGGTGTTATCTTTACGATACTAAAATAAGCCTCACCCAAAACTGAACTCTAGCTGCAGAATTTTCATAATGCATCTATATTATCGTCAACCGAGCAATAACTCAAACAGGGAACACACTGTGCAGCAGTGAGGTGCAGAGAACAGACAATACATGCCAGCTGATAGAACAATACAAAATCATAACCGCACACAGTTTCAGGATGCCACGGATGGAACTATGACGACGTAGAAAGATTTGCTGGCATCActtgaacaaaacaaaaatatatcaaataggagaaaaatgtaattgtgttactatttaaaaaaaggattacACTGGGAATTTGGCAGGTTTTTTGTACATTAACTACAAACAGTGTACTGTGCAATCAAGTCAGCGATTGATTTAATATGATTTCAGTGTTCACCAACCTCTGAGATTAGACTGTTTGGCTGTATTAATTAAGTATTTTTGTTCAGTCAAAATCAGGAAATCACTTCACAAACATGGATTTATTACAACAGTGAGAATGTTGTACCTTGACCTTTCCATAAACAAGCAAAACAGTTGCTGCTTGATGCCACCTCACCTTGCAATGGTAATCAATTCTTCACACAATTAATAACTTAAAGCTTATTGTGATGGATCACTCTGTTACAAACAAGTTTTAAGTGTCTGCGAGTTGTATTTCACACCACAATCAGAACCTAATGGTTACTTAGAAGGTAGGAAATACTTATTATGGAAAATAatcacttaaaataaaaaaatatatttgtatagcacttttataaataaagttataaaagtGCTTtcaaagtattaaggcaaagtaaaaacaaatggaatcataaaacacagggaCATAAAAATTATGTTATGAAAGAAACATTTAATGTGCACAAAGtggggctgggcgatatggagaaaatcaaatatcacaatatttttgaccaaatacctcgatatcgataccgcaacgatattgtagggttgactattggtgttttcacaaaatatttacacaatgagatctttgataaataatcatcagtaatgtggatataatgactaagtgggtaaaggcaaataacaaaacagttacaacagtctggtgtgttcagaaaagtacatcactttactgtaatgcagcctttaaaaccaggaaaagacaccacttacgCCATATTAAgatattaccatatccaaaatctaagatgatatctagtctcatatcacgatatcgatatgctatcgatatattgcccagctccaGCACAAAGGCTTTcctttaaaattatatttaagaagtgatttaaaaaaaaaaaaacgctgcaaATAATAACCCACCTTGTCTCATGGTCTCAACCTCCCCCTCAGACAGGAAGCTGAGCAGGGCTCTAGACACGGCGAGCCGCAGCGCCCCCGCCTGGCTGGACCGCCCGCCGCCACTCACCGTGCACTCCAGCTCGAAGCGTCCCAGCACGCCCATGAACTGAAGCGGGAACATCAGCTGCTCTCTGAGAGCGGAATAAAAAGagcaaaagaagaaaatgacCAGGAGATAATAAAAAGAGGTGGAAGAATGAAGCGTGGTTGAATGGGCAGAGCAGAGAGTGTGTGCTATTTAACAGATAGTGGTATCAAACGGCAGAGGCTTAGCTAATTTAATGTCTGGTTGGATGACTTTTCAGACAAGCATAGAGGATCCTGGCACTGTGAAAAGCTTTCATTTACAATCTCACCACTGCATATTACAGACTAACTTCTGACTCAGCAGGAAAAGGATAAgattgcgcgtgtgtgtgtgtgtgtgtgtgtgtgtgtgtgtgtgtgtgtgtgtgtgtgtgtgtgtgtgtgtgtgtgtgtgaaaagaaaGTGTCTGTGTTATGGATGGTGTCTTCGGCTGAATGGCCTATGGCTGCTGACAAAGTCAATTGTCACCTCTCTGCTCCAATTACAGCCCGTCCTCACACTGCGTGACAACACCAGCTCTggacattcactcacacacactcacacacgcacgcacgcaatcaacacacacactgacacacaaccACTCAACTGTGTAATTAACTCACTACAaggagataaataaaaaaataaaaaaaacgaggCGATGCTGTGAAGAGCGAAAAAGCTGCTTTTTAATTTTTGCTTTTTATCCCTGAAGGGGAGGAAGTAAAACACATCGGGTCTTGCATTTTAAGGAAAATGGTACCTATCTATGAATGACGCTGCAGGAGCCTGCGATGTGGAAAAGCGTCTATTTGTTTCTCAGTGCAAACACTCCCAGAACTGTCCTACCTGTCTTGCAGTATGGGGAAGTAGTGCAGGTAGTCTGCGCCGTTGATGGTGATGCGTCCGGAGCCGCAGTCTCGAAGAACCACAGAGGAGTTCGACGTCTTCCTCCGacctgagagaaaaaaaaaaaaaaaaaaaaacacctttgtcTCCATTTTCTTATCATTGAttacaaacaacagaggagGAAACAGACCCCAAAAGCACTTAGAAATGTGTTTAATTGGATATTTATGCAGACGTTTGtcaaatgttttacattaaagcTGAATGGTACGTTCCCTAACATTACTCGGGCCTCTTTTTGGAAGAGGGCTACTTGTGTCTGATTGGCTGGATCATCCACACCTGTTCCTCATCAGGTCATCAGAGACGCTGCATATAAGCTCCCAGATCCAAGGCCCCAGCCCTTCCTCTTGCCACAGAGCTGCCTGTCATGCTGGTTGCAGTAGGGGAAACTACTCTGTGTTGGTGGCTGTTATTTGTTCATGCTGTCCAGCTATCTGAAGCTTGCAGGGAGGTCAGTACTGTGTATTTTTATTCAAGTCTGTAGTTACTGGTTCTGTTTAATGTAGCGtgggtttttgtttgttgttttggcaTTGGAGACCCTGCCGGGTCTTTTTTCAGCTTCTACTTTGAGTGGATTGACCAttccttgtcatttttgtttgctgtaaaataaacttaaattcTTACACTGCCTTGAGGTGTCTCGACAGTTGGTTTATTGGTGTTCTGGTTATTCTTGCCTTCACAGATTTGGGTAAACGTTGTTACATAAACTTAAAGGTTGTAACCCTGAACTTTGGTGGCCAGAAATTGTAGCAGGAGGTAAAATCTTAAATTGCTGACATTATGCTTTTTCTGGTTcacaattgtatttagaggctataccagaataggtttacatggtttaattttcaaaaaacacgatttttgttgtactgcacactgctgtgccctgctatgacatgaacttccacgataaccttcggaGTCACTGAcctctaatgtgactattatcaccactgttcatcatacccccaaccggcccgtcagacaccgcctaccaagagtctgggtctgccgaggtttcttcctaaacccttgtgttgtccttcgggtcccagtgacccgaaggacaacacaaggattatgtacttccctttactttgttgagaattgctctctaaacaagggttaatacagcaccttagttcttgtttgtacagcattttggtcagcttaaactgtgtttaaatgtgttctagaaataaactttacttacttactatacaagaaacagggtttagagagcaattctcaacaaagtaaagggaggtACATCCTCTTGTGCCTTGTCTTAGCCGGTCACTGAAATGACAAGTAAAAGGCACCAacgccactgtcgcgatagccactgctaatgcttgctcttgagggaattactgtaattgttggggttttggaaattatagtgtggtctagacctactctatctgtaaagtgtctcgaacttttgttatgatttgatactataaataaaattgaattgctgcagctcttttcaccctgtgtgttgagctttctgttttagctacagtgagacatctcacttctgtaccatctttgttggcagtctctcatgtgcagtacctaggtaaggactactagccagtcagaagcaaagTACGAGGGCGTGCCACATTAGCAGCTAGGctagcattataacatgtgttacaaagtgacccacgtttgtctctgaagtaaaggctggactacagtagagctgtttggagcagtttgtgaacagtttgctgttggagatggtaagttgCTTTGGGGGGGGgcgactttttcactttgtaaacttatgcacaaaataaatataactAAGGTAAGGGGAAAAGCCAATAAGCAtaggagtatttttttttttaaatataatatcCGTAAACCCATTGGGCCTTAGACCTGGATTTCTTGGCTAAGAGATTGAAgttacatttttgtcttttagaTTTGGCCATCATTTCTTTTAGCTGGTATCTGGAAATCTCAACAGGCAAAAACACATGCACTTTCTTATCTTCCAAATTTTAGACAAGCAAGTTTACCTTCGGCGGTGCTGAAGGCCACGCCCCTGTCATCTCGCTCCAGCGTCGGCACCATTTGCTTGCTGGACAGGGCCTCGAGCTGCCGGCGGTGGCGCAGGACAAAGTCCTGCTCGGTGGCGCAGTAGGGCATGGACAGCAGGCGCTCCATCAGCCGGATGAAGCGATCGTActgaagaaaacaacaaaagtgTCAGTCTGCCCAACGCCACCGGCTGCATGTGAAAATCCTGAAGAGAAGGGCGCGAGAAAAGAAATCCCCTTCTTACATCGTGAGTGGAGATCGTCTCGACCAGCAACGCTTCGAGCTCCTCCTTTGTTAGCCACCTGCTTGTGCCCAGAGAGCTGATGGAGACAGACCCACAACCACCCCGGTGGTTACATTTTCCAGTCCAAAATCAAAAGTGTAAGTGCTGAGGGAGACTAATCAGTTTACAGTTAAAAGCTTATTTATTGAGGTTTCCCTGGTGTCAAACCTTTGGtgttaacatatttttttttcatattaagAGCATTTTAACAGTCATCAAAACTGACTATTGACTGTAGTACTAGTGCTTGTGTGGACTGACAAACCAAACTGCTCTAAACGTCACTATAATGCCAACagttttgtacagagttttccTACATATCGGCATTCCCCTACTTACAGCTGCTTGGTGTCCTGGGAGAAGAGTCCCTTGGTTCTCAGACGATCTTGGTATTTCTCTATCTTCAGGGTTTTGCCGTAAGTTTCCTAAAATGCACCAAAAACACTTAAGGATGACCCATTCCTACTAGAGCTGTAACCACtccaaattttgctgtacaatGGTCTCAGAAATATTTGCAATTAACAGTTGTCCAACTTTAAaaagtatttgttttttaaacaaattaaagttttgagtGAATTCCAGGATACAGCTTTTGGTTATCAGTGTCATGTGACCTAGATAATATAACActtacacagcctatgaagtaaccCACAcagattaaacatttttttttctaaagaaacaAATGTGAGGCTGCACTAAATTACAGAAGTTTGTCAGCTCTGACATATTGGAATATGACCATTTCTACTGTATACATTATGATTTAAGAGATATCAATGAAATGGCACAACAGAAAATCCTGATGTACAGAGGattcatgtccttttgtttaagTGTTAACTTTGTCTCTAAAGCCTGGAAAGCAGGCAAGATGGATTCTTTAATATTTCTTCTGATTTCTCCAGTATTATACAGCGAATAGTTGTTGGGACAGAGTAATGAATTTAGTTGTACACGCTGAAATTCCAGAGACTTTATGGAGCATCATCTGGATCTGTCTTATGGTGTCTTGTACGCCCATGACATATGATGCAATAATAAAACTTTGTCCATTCATGTGTTCAGTTTCTGGACTAAATTGACCCAGATGCCTGTGTCTGTATTTGGCCTGAAGCAAAACGggaaagaaaagcaaaaaaaacaggGAACTAAATAAGTGACAGGACAGTTTCACTTGTCATTAGATCACTGTGGCGTTGGGAATAACCCGAGGGGGAGAGTGTCAAGGCGATgggtgcagagagacagacggggTGGGGGGGCACGCCGGTCACGTCCCCAAGGCAGGCACCCCCACCTCAGCCACCCAGTGCCTGGGTGAGAACTCATTTCCCCGTCAATTATTCAccagatgtttttttaattccttcTTGATAGAGTGTGCCTAATCCGCTGCCACACCGACCAGCGACAGAGGGGCAGGAGGGAGGGGTGtaccaaaaaaaaagcattaagcaaaatccaattttctttgaaaaaaaaaagtgtaatagaaaatctgaaaaaaagaggaggggggggctTGCGCTACAAGTTTGCAAACACTGGGCCCAACAATGGCGAGGAATAATTTGCATGGATTGGCCAGATGGAAGAGGCCAGTATCTGGATTCATTTAAGTCGAAGTTGTTACAGAGACTGACAGCTAGCTCGACTCTTTCTATTCAATAAATGGTCTTTATATACACAGAAAGGCCTTCAAATTTAAGGCTATGAAAGGAAGACACATTTAAAGTCAACCAAAAAGGTAACAATGAAGCAGCTCTCTGGTACGATATCCTCCTGACGGTCGTGTGTTTGTTCGGTATGCAGGTGTAGACAGGGTTAAAGTGAAGGGGGAAGGTGTGTTTGCAGGTTCCCCAGGGTTATGGCCATAAAGGGCTCAGTGGAGCAGTGAGCAGGTTAATGTGCCACACTGGCTGAGCCCAACAACAGCCAGAGGAGAGCTGCCGAGCAGGAAGGCTGCTTTTCACGCCACTGCCCCCTCCTGGCAACACTCCTGaaagggaggtgtgtgtgttggttgctGAAATGATGGTATGGAAGGAAttaagaaaagaagaggaaCGGTGGaagaagacaaaacaagacagcaAAGAGAAGAGGAAATAAAACACAAGGGTAAAAGGGAGTTATTGAGACTGCAATCATGCTGACAGGCAGCACGAGCTCTCAGACATGTCTGACATACCTATTTAAACCAACAGCAGGGGGTGCAGATTGCTGCTGCAGGGcaaaaccgtgtgtgtgtgtgtgtgtgtaaaaagtgTGAGCTTGGCCCAATATTCAGAAATCACACCTCTCTGTGCGTTGTAGATACAGACACGCGCCTCTCATCCGTGAAATGTCTTTGAACAAGGTGAGCAGCAGACGGGAAGGTAACAGTCGAGCGTGTGGAGACAACAAaaggtggaggaggaagcggAAGAACGAGGAGGAGGTCTGCTCAGAGGTGAATGGTGAAGCAgcttccccctcctcctcctcccatcaaGGACCCTCTGTGTCCCCACCCTGCCTCCCCCCCCAAAATCCCCCATGGAGGAGTCGCTCCCCGTGGCGGGACaaagcctgacaagccagacgtGCCACACctcaaacattattttaaatccGGACACAAAAACACTCTGTACATTGTTGATTTTTCTCCATCTCACCCAAAATCTCACTgcatggtttttatttttaagttttattaATGGAACATCAAAAAGGTTTTGAGACCTTaaattaattttcttttcaattccctttttccatttcttatttatacattcaaatatcaaaattaaataTTCTCAACACAGTAAGAGGGCCAGTGTTGTCCCCTGTtggttctttttgttttaaagcacagacatttttttctttaaatgcaaAAACAATATGTAATCTTATAAATAACCCCTTTTTCCTATCAGCTGCCTCATGTTCTCtcttttacccttctttccttCGTTTTTAACATAAATCACATTTACAGTCCCCCACCCCTTAGAATAGCGTCCATACTGTCCATTAAATCAAAATAGAATTGTAAGAACCAAGTATACAGACAAACATTAACCTACaaccaaacacaacaaatacatacataaaaaagaaaaatttaataaaaataataaaaaaataaaataaagtgtcCATAGTAGTGGCATTATTTAAACAGACTTAACATATTCAATAAAAGAGCGCCACAacttaaaaaattgtttttccGATCCTCTTAGTGAATACCTAATTTGTGCTTTAGGTGAATACCTAACAAGACATCATATCTTTGATCCATTGAGTGTGAGGGGTCTTTCATGTTATAAATAATGATTTGTGTCAAGACGTTACCATCGGTTGATATATTGTTATTGGATTTTTTAAATTGCCAAATGGGTACAGTATATACACCTCAAAAATCCAGTATCGGTCAGGCTATTAGAGatactttaaaacatttaaaatacatattcCTGCACGAGCAATGCAGGGAGTTTTGGTTCTGTCTGGCGAGGTTTTGAGTTCTCCTTGAATTGACCAATAATATTGGTCATGCCTGATTTTGGAATATTAAATAATTTCAGCTCACTGTCGACCGGGCGCTGGAGCACACGCAGATGCAGGTATTCCTGAGAGAATCAGCATTTAAACCGGACTACCTTTGacgcctccctccctccctccctcccttcctctaaTCTCCCACCTCTCTTTCACCCCGGTTCTATTCAGCTGCAGCTCTCCGTGTGGAAAAGAGGATCTAACGTTGAATCTCCTCAGGGACCGCGCAGCCTTCCCTCAACTCACTCTGTCGGAATAGCGTACGACCCGAGGGTGCACGGGGAGGGGCAGGGAGGGGGCGGGCAGGTGAGGAAGAACAAGGGACTTGAGCTGGATGAAGATTTACCTCCACCTCACATAAAAACCTGACTGTGCCACGGTACTCACATGCATCAGGGAGTAGTAGGACTGTTTGCCGGtgtaaaacaggaagtggaacgGCCGCCCGTCTGCTCCCCACTGGATAGCTTTAAAGACGGGACAGACAATCAGTTTACACAATACTCACGATTCTGGAAACAtttagaataataaaaaaataaaagtaatcaaGTGCACGGATAACATACCTCTCTGCCTCGGAAATATTTCCTCTGGATGctggaaataaaaacagattattACATTATAGACATTTTGCTGAGGATTATGTAAAGAGAATACGATACAAATAGTTTGCTCTCTTTAAGCATGGAAATGTATGTTATTTTAGGTCAACAGGTCCAGctgatatatataaatattggcATAGATATCCCAAATATTTATGAAATGTATGCTCTATTTAATATCCAGcattcatgtatttatgtaatTCAACTCCCTGTCCATTTCATggtgttttatttgtttgtaacTTCTATATTTGCAGagtaaaaacattaaatatgagCTTAAATTGGACCAATTCATCTCCACTTTTCAAGCTATTCTTCAACACTGATGTACATGCAAAGTAAAACAGTGTGGTACATAAAATTTGTTTCAATATTATTTGGCACCtaaagcagaaaaagttgtttgtTTGTGACCCCCTCAGATTTATCATTCGGACTCTTTGGTGGGTTCCGACACCCTGGTTGGGAACCAATGTGTCATTTTCTTGTCTTGTTTTATTATGGAAGTGAATGGAAACGACATATGATGTGAGAAAGTCGCTGAATGTTACACCAGCCAATAAAAGTAATATCAGTTTGACAGGACTTTATATCATTAGAAACTAAGAATCTACAGCCTTTAAACTTTCATGTCAGCCATACACGTTAGGAAAGTGAAGTTTATACGAGTCTAACCCACACAGACGTACTTTACCTTCATTAGGGGCCGGGCTTTCTTCTCAAACAGGCCAGAGGGGAAGAGGTAGGCAATACTCCTCTGTGGGGGAGAgaggaaaataaatgaataaataaataacatgaaGGGAAATGGCAGTTTGAGAGATGGCAGATCATGACAACGCTGACATGTCCAAACAACGGAGGTCACACCAACGGACGACAGTGAAAGTGACAGAGGAAGAGGCACGCAAGCTGCTTGCGGGTTCAAGGAAAGGCGAGCTTGatgtgggtgagtgtgtgtgtgtgtgtgttgctgtagaGTTAGAGGAGAAAACAAGCAGAAAAAGGCACAAGTTTCTGGCCTGGGTGACAGTGAGCAGAGGACACTGTGGACATCCAACAGTTCACTCCAAGTTCATCCtctgctcagtgtgtgtgtgagtgtgtgattaGCAGGGCTACAGATGGCActgtaagtttgtgtgtgtgtgagagagaagagagggagacagaaaatgTGCTGGCCCCGCCACACTTATTGAGACAGTCTGttcatctctctcttcctccatccCGCCATCTCTCCActccttttcctccttttcctcctctctgtcgGTTCAATTAGTGAGGCAGCAGGTGCTGCACGGAGGGAGCAGGTTGCTGCCTTTAAGGTTGTCAAAACAACGGAAAGCAGGAAGAAAAGGGCTGGTcgagagaagtgtgtgtgtgtgtgtgtgtgtgtgtgtgtgtgtgtgtgtgtgtgtgtgtgtgtgtgtgtgtgtgtgtgtgtgtgtgtaaaaaaaggtgggagagacaggaagagaagtTAAAGGGTAAAAAGTAAAAGAGGgaaagacaggcagagagatgcAGGGAACAGATGAAGacacccgtgtgtgtgtgtgtcccccgaGCCTCAGCCCAGTATGACAGAGATCCCAGAGGGAGCAGAGACGGACTGACAGAGGCAGAAAGAGTCCAACCGCCTCCTGTGGAAACCGAGCAGCGCCACGTCTCAGGAGGGTGTCGAATTTTTACTAATTTCAACGACATGGTGAAGTCAATCGTGCCAAATTTTGAACAAGCCCAGGGACAAAATCAAAACCGTCACCCGTGACCAAATGAAGTGGGATACAAAGCCTCAACAGGCCAGCAACAAAAATCAAGCTAGATGGCCTGAGGAGCTTTTTAAAAAGCTACAAAACCACATTTTTCTTTCCAGAAGTGCTGAAACGATTAGTCGATTATTGCTTCATCGACAGAGCAAGACAGACAAGCAGAAAATCCTATTTTCGCTTGATGAAGGATTCAAATAATTCTTAGAATTGTtgagaattatttttttccttaatTGACTTATGAAATAATCAGTTCATAGTTTTAAATCAGATCAAATTAAGAGAAAAACAATTGTTttcaccttgggctctgggaaatcaTGACAGACATTTTTGGTTCgtctattttctgacattttacaaacaGAACGATTAATTAATAATCTCAATAATAGTCAACTGACTAATGAATGATGACAATCTTTAGCTGCAGGTAGGAGTAAGCATGCACATTCAAACCACAGAGGGCAGGTGCCGAGTCGAAAGTGAGCGGATATTgaaatgaacaaataaatagCCTGCACACACGGCAGGGCTCCAATGTCAATCTTTAGTTACAACCCTAAATTCCTGTGTTCATTCAGATGTTGCTGTCCTTTGAGTCTGACACAAGATAGTTTATAATAGCGCACAACTAACGATTAGTGTCACTGCCGACTATTCTGTCAAGTACTGTTTCCGTTAATtcattttttactttacagaatgtcataaaaaagtcggACAGTATTTTGTAGAGACAAGCTGGCGTCTTGAAATGTCCTGTTTAGTTTTGACCAGCAGTCCAAAATAGGGCTGCAGGATATGAGGAAGATATCTAAtagcgattattttgactgatattgcgatatgattcaccaTATTAGAGGAAATTATAACTGCTGTAtcatttttctcattttctttgaaaaatatttaacaaaaatactaattgtgcagccctagtcccTAACCCAAAAGATATTTCATTTACAATGACATTGAACAGAAAGGATGTAAATAATGAATCAatcatcaaaactgttgttgatttattatctgTCAATGAACTGATCAGTTAATCAACTAATTGTAAAAAACTTAAAGGTTTTTTTGCATAATGGTTTTTGAAAGAAAGCTGACTGGAAGTCTAACTGTGGCTCAAACTAATCATTGGGTACTAGCAGTCCCACCAAAGGGTATTTTAATATAGATTTTTTGAAAAAGGCTTAGTAAAATAATAGAAGTTTTTGAAAGTCCTGTATAATTTCAAATATATTTCAGTCATAAGAGATATTTATGGGTCTGTGGTCAGTCTTCATTTTTAAACATCCTCTTGAGTTTTCCTGGGTCTTTAGCACTGTCACACCTGAAGAGTCTGGACTCCAAACCTGGGCTGAGGGATTTATCAGGTGCCTCTCTCTGCACCTTTCCAGTCCCCCCAAATGTTCCCCTTTTCCCTCCATCTAAGTTTGGGCTGCTAGCCGTCGCTTTGGCTTTCACAGCCTGGCGCCAAC
The genomic region above belongs to Perca fluviatilis chromosome 24, GENO_Pfluv_1.0, whole genome shotgun sequence and contains:
- the mrps9 gene encoding 28S ribosomal protein S9, mitochondrial; the protein is MAASCVRTVGSIFGRCGTCSSSLNTVTSQLSRQVVSRQICGSSALHRKNLAAAGPEKFTMEFIQKQVEEFNIGKRHLANMMGEDPENFTQEDIDRSIAYLFPSGLFEKKARPLMKHPEEIFPRQRAIQWGADGRPFHFLFYTGKQSYYSLMHETYGKTLKIEKYQDRLRTKGLFSQDTKQLSLGTSRWLTKEELEALLVETISTHDYDRFIRLMERLLSMPYCATEQDFVLRHRRQLEALSSKQMVPTLERDDRGVAFSTAEGRRKTSNSSVVLRDCGSGRITINGADYLHYFPILQDREQLMFPLQFMGVLGRFELECTVSGGGRSSQAGALRLAVSRALLSFLSEGEVETMRQAGLLTPDPRVRERKKPGQEGARKKFTWKKR